The segment GACCAAATTGCTGAGGCCAGAAGCCTGCTTATGGTACTGTGACTTATGGGGAGTAGAGGCCAAATCAGAGAGGGCTGGCTGGTGATACCCCAGACCActtgcctcttccccttccctggcCTACAAATACCAGGCCTCCTGGCCCTGAGACCTCATTCTGGGTTTCTATATGGGTCAACCAAATGCCATCCTTTCACTAAACCCAGGTGCAAAATGGGGGGGGAAGGGGGGAAGCTGGGGAGTACACAGCACCCAAAAGAACCGAGAGAGCAAGTTTTCCAAGGCTACAGGAACATTGGCAGAGCTGGTGGCCACACCAGATGGGAGTACCACATCCCCACCAGGCTTCATGCTTCACTGCTAGATGCAGGGGGCTAGAAGGGTCTGATGAATCAGGAGCTGAACTAGAaccttcaagaaaagaaaaggcaaggggGTGGCTCTGTGCCCCGccaggagaggaaagaagaatgtGTGTGGATTGTCCACAGTGAGGCCAGAAACGATGAGATGGTGTTAGgcagaaaagaagggagagggcTTCCCATGagaatctggctgggcatgggaGGGATACAGGGCTCAGTTATCAAGGCACCTTTGCCATAGTGGGGTGCCAGCTACATTGGGTGGGATGCCCAGGGGCTGTCCCTACCTAAGCACTTTCTTGTCTACAGGAAGTCTTGGTGCTTTTCAAGTTCAGCATAAGGGGTTCCATATGTGAAGTGGGGATTCACACTTAGAAAATCTATCCTGGTCTTCACCTGAAACACTCATCTACTGCTGGGTGGCAGGAACAAGTATACAAAACCAGGGGCCTTGCCTGGGCAGTTCCTAAGGGACATTGGCAGGGCTGACCTGGGATTCAGCTCCCCTGAGTGGACAGTCTGTGGTTGCCTGGGGTCCCCAGGCTGAGAAGGGGTATGGGTAATTGCACTTCGGGGCACAGTGAACACAGGCACGGGCTGGATGTGCCCTGGGAGACAGAAAGGAGAGGCTGACCTATTCTCAGGAGCTGGCTATGGCTGGACAGTGCCTGCCCGGCCAGAGGAAGGCCACAGCAGAGCCACTCCACAGACTAAGACCTGTGTTGCCAAGGAATCAGACACTGGCTTGGAGGAGACAGGAGGACAAAGCCTGCTGCTATTAAGCCCACACCGTAGCTTAGAGATCCTTCAGCCTCCTGGCCTTCAAAACAAACTCCAGGGCTTCCACTCTGAAAGGCAAAGGAATCACCTCGTGTTTGCTTCATCCCCTTAGCAGGATGAACGAAACGCCTAAGGCCCAAAAAGACTGAGGGCAGGACCCCCAGCATCTCCCATCTCCTCCGTGCAGGCTGGGTGAGAGAATGGCCTGGAAAGGAAGCATCTGCGCTACATTGTGCTTCAGGCCCCCCCAGCAACTTTCCCGGAGGTAACTATTTGCCTGGAAAACTAGGAAACTgggttttaaaaacagaattttaagcaGACTTTTTAGAGGGACAAGGCCATTTGATGGTAgtgattttggttttgttttatgaaaatggTACAGGTGGTAATCCCTGATGACAGAATGCACTGAGAGTGGGGCCAAGGGCCCTGAAGGATCCTGTCTGTTCAGTCTGGTTAAGGCGACAGCTGGGCGGGCATGTGGCCGGGGAGCAGTGGCACAGCGGACCCTGGCAGTTTGCTCACACCTGGCCCTCGTCCCAGAGCCAGCCCACCTGCCTCTTGGCCCTGGTAGTGACTCCACAGAACTTCCCCGAGCAGAAGCCTCACAGTGGGCCAGCACCCATCTTGCATGCAAGGGAGAACCTGCATGCAGTGCACACACCCCGGCCAGGGTGGCACATGGCTGCTCTTTCAATGTGAAGCCAACACCAACTGGAGAGATTTAActataaaggaatattttttaaatattcagttttGTTGTCATTACTcacttcctttccttccatttcGATCTCAGAAACTGTTCTTTTTCAGTGTtgacaaaaaagaaatgtatgggCCAGGTCTACAAAGTAACACCTTGTCATAAAACAGGCTCAAAAGCATAGGAATCATGCTTTAATTGCCATTTAGCATCCACTAATTCCCATGAGatctgtgattaaaaaaaaagcctctggCCTGCTTGTCCTGTCTTAAAAGTCATGAGTCTGTTTTATGAACAGAAAGAATGCCACGCTTCTTAGCATATGTAAGGCAAAATGGATTTTTGATCTCTCATGATGTAAAGGAGATACAAAGGTAAGGAAGGGAAGATTTCTAAGTGAGACTTTTTTTGAGTGTCAATCCCGCTGGACACacatattacaaaataaagattttcttctgtAAAGTGCTGTTTGCTCAGTGAATCATGCGCCACCACAGAGCACCATGGCTCCACCTGCTCAAGAGCATGGAGGAGGCAGCATCGGCAGAGGGCAGGCAGGAGTCTGTGTTTGGGGGTCTGTTTCAATACCATCTCCTGGGGTTCGCCGTGATGCAGAGGGAATCTTCTCGTCATGGCTAGACACTCCCCAATGCTCTGCTCCAGGCTGGGGACCACTGCAAGCTGGAGGCGGCTGGGTATCAGGGCCTGGGCacccctgctcctcctcttcccttgGGATTGGCATTTTATTCTCTCATTCAGCTCAAGACCATGGGCAGGAACTCTGCTGGCTCCCCATGATGTCATCATGGGGTCTTCCACTTTCCCACAGAGCtgccaggcagaggcaggacCCAGGCATGCCTGGCCCACAGGAAGGTTTTCTAGGAGACTAAGGAGGGTTTAGAAAAAGAGAAGCCACTATAAATAGTCACCTGTCCAGTCTATGCTATTAAAGGACATAAGAAAGGTATACAATTGGCAGTAAACAATTTCCTTCAGCTCTTCATGGATGTCCAGGAAAATGACAACCCGCACACAATCAGACGTGAATGATTTCTGCTCCAGTGTCTTCAGGCTCTGTGCAACAAGAAGAGTTTGTGTCGGAATGACAGATTCCATATCcatgtttattttcaaagttgGGCTCTGTTAgtggagatttttcaaaaatattctttttgcttgtttctgGACAGTTTTGAACATAGATCACTCTATTATAGGCCTTGAGTCTCTTCCACAATTGCACATACACTTTACACTGAACATACATAAAAAGAAGTCCTCCGGTGAAGCCGATGGCCACAACCACCAATTTAGTCCAAAAGGGCCATTCTAGGATTCCTGGAAGGGAAAAACTCAGCCTATTAGATTTTATTTAAGATATGaagtaaagaaaaacacaacttCTGAACTTCCCATAATCAACtgattctttgttgttgttgttgttttttaagagatggagtcttgctatgttgcccaggctggagtgcagtggctattcacaggtgtgatcatggcacactacagccttgaactcctgagcctcAGCAATCCTCCATCCCTCAGCCTCAAGTATCTGGGGACCACAAGCCTGCACCACTGACCAATGGATTCACAACTCATCCAATGTTGCTCAGTCAAAGAAGAGTGGAAGACAGTGTCCAGCTACTTCCTGCTTTTATAGGATGTAGTTTGCGGAGATTCTCATGCTCCAGAATATGAACTCTCCTGACTGGGTTTCAAAAACTACcaccacagcaaaagaaatgccAAAAAGGAGGCTAGTGCCTCCTAACTGATGTCCCTCCTCCGGAAACCCAGACGTTTTTGGCTAACTGGAAAATCCTCTGACCCCAGGACTCCTGTGAGCTATCCCGGCCCCCATGCTGAGCTTGCTCCAGCCTGAGAACTCACCTGTTGCCTGCCCCTGCTTGATCTCCTCAGCAGTACGGTCAATGAGCACATACAAGGACCAGACCACACATGTGATGGCAATGACGTGGAATGTCACTGAGCACATGATCTTCCTGCGCTCGCTGGACGTCATCTGCAACTTCTCCCACTAGAAAGACAACACAGAGTGTGAGGCTCAGGCTTCTGGGGAAGGGCTCCGGTGGGGTGAGAGCATTGTAGGTAGGTAAGATTGGCTTTCCACCCCACTTCTCCCTTCCCAAACTAGATGCATTCCCCCAAGTATTGTTCTCCTAAAACCACTTGGCTTCAACCAGGTACCAGGTGCAGCCAACTTTCTATGCAATGAAAAGAAGCCAGGATCAAGATGAATGCAGAACTACCATCAAAAATCCCCTTGTCTGCTTATTCTTGCAAGCAGACATAAGATGGCCTGATAAAGAATTCTATGATTTCAGTCCTAATGAAAACAGTATGTTGGCCCAGGACCCAGGTACTACGTTTTAAGTCTCCCTGATGTGCTGACTGGCATGGACGAGCGGAAGAAGAGGGTTGATGATGCCACAACACACTAGCAGATGGGTCACACTACATTGTGAAGGTGAATGGCAGAAGACGCTCACTCTTTGGTCCTTGCTACTTTGGCAGCAACAGCTCGAAATCGACGCTAAGAGTTCCTGGTACAAGCAGACTCTGCTAGTCCCATCTCCTCTAGGAGCTCATTAATTTACTCCAAATAGCCagactttctttttcatttactgGTTTCCGAATCAGGAGAAAACACATAAAGGTAGAGAGAAAGAACAATGTGTAAACACTCTGCACATATCCTTTGCCAACCCTAGTCACAGCCTCTTTCCAGATGAGTCTATGCAGGGTAGTTGAAAATAGAGCCTCAAGGACTTCCCATGTTGAGAGATTAGCATAGAGTAGGCACCCAATAAATTACAAGGTTTCTACTgggcaaaacatttttttaagcagTTTGCACAAGCCTTCTCTAAATCTGGTTGTTTTCTGCTGGGATTTTATACACTAGCAAGTTCCCTGGTCTTCCTACCTATAATACAGAGTCAGTGCCTCAGTGCCCCATGCTCCCTGCTACTTCCTACAACGCACGTAGCTTGACACCCTGTCAATGTTCACCTTCACCTTTCTAGGGTATGCTTTACTCCACAGACAGCCTGACCTCTCTAAACTCCTTGCACTCTGCCTCCAAATCCTAGTGATCCTTCAAGAACTGCTCTAAAACCCAAACACCCTATGAGGCTACCATCGCTCCACTTCCCCAGCACTCTAGCTCataatgagcatttccttttctgaatGACTGTTATGCTCTACCAGCACACCATTTAGCATTTAATTGGCTAGTATTTGATTATGTGACTTATCTTGcaatttatatattaatgttCTGAGATAGGAACAGTTTTTTATTCTTCCAGACAAAACCTTTTGTGCTGGGCATCTAGAGAGATATATGAAACAGTCAAAATTTAAACAGGAAGCCAGTGTGGCGGACAAAGCTCCTCTCAGAGGGAGCAGTGACATGGGCCTCCAGACAGCTGCGTGTCATGCAATGCCTGTGGGTCCTTTCTGAAGACAGTTGCACATCACGCAACGTTtgtgcttcctttcttttccctatcCACCTACTCACACTCCCATCCAGCAAATAGTTATCATGGGTGTATACAAATAAATTTACTGTATGCtacactgtgctgggtgctggggagatACTAATCTCCAACAGACAGTCCTAATCAGAGAAGCAGGACGTCAACagttaatatgtataaaattaggTGCTAAGATATGTCACAAACAGTCTGTAGTCAAAGGCCAGAGGACTGACACCGACAAGCAAGCAGTCTTACTTTGAAGGGAAAAGAAGGATTATGAATGGTCAGAAAGAGCTTCTTCCTGAGAAGAGGGACTTGAAAATCAGCACCAGAAACAACAATCTCTACAATGCAAATGTAAGCACCAGCCCCAGCTTTTTAAGGAAATGAACGCAGGCAAGccatgacctcatgatctgagACACCAGCTTTCTGGGGGTCACTGGTTTCAGGAAGGGTGAAGCATCCCTTCCTCCCACGTACTTTTCTCAGTGGCTTCAGCTTGGTCTCCATGATGAACTCATACTTGCAGAGCTCGCAGCAGCGCGTGTCGGAGCTCTTGATCCACTGCTGCAGGCAGGCCTGGTGCACGAAGTGGAGGCTTCCTGTGCAGTGGCAGGGGGTGATCAGGGGGCTCTCATCATCTCCTTCACAGTGGCAGATCCTATGGTGGAAGGAAAACCTGTCATTCCAAGGACAGTCCCATGACAGGGAAGCTGACACTTCAGTGGCAGGTTAATCCCCCCAAAGGAAACTCAGAAACGAACATTACAGAAGTGACTATGGgcacaaaaacatacaaacacaaacGAAAACAATCACTACAAACTAAAAATGTCTAGCTTACCGCACCAACATGGAAAGTCTGGAGGGCATTTggcaacagaaaggaaaaaacgATGTAAGAAATGACAAAGCTGTCATTTTTTGGTAAGAAATAAGAACTTCACTGAAAGATGAATTTAAAGCAACATGGAATCATTTTCCAGAACATAAGATGGTAAAATAATTAGAGGGAAAATTTCTATGTAAAACAAAACCTGCATTCCAACATCCAAAAATACCAGTGACCTTAAATGACGTTTGCTTTTTAGCTATAATCACTGACTTTACCTTCATACCCCACAACTACACATTTCTGTCGTCTCTCAGCAAGTAAACAAAGATGACAGTACCTCTCTCCTAGACCTAAAAAACTCACCATTACAAGATGCTGcaatttcatctctttttcttgGGACCACTAATAGCAATAAGTGAGAAATTAATTTGAAAGCACTCTCTATTTCCAAGGAAGTATGCAACAAGGTGTAGCTACTAGCCTGAAGGAACTTAACAGGCTTTTAAGAAACAGAGGGGTCTTTTCCAGCAGCTAGAGAACAGGTTGGGGCACTCGTCCTGGAAGGAGCCAGGCTCTCAGGCTGTTTTAGTGAGGGGATCTCTGATCCAAATGTTAGAAATGATGACAGCTGGCACTAAGGAGCGGAGACTGGAGAAAGGTCAGAATGAGGAGGGCACAAGAGTCATGACAAAAAGTGAATTATGGAGGCCAGACAAGGATGCTGCACAAGGGAAGATAAAGGGGGGAAACAGAGTTAGGATGGGACATAGGTGGCTACACCTCagttaaaaagaaggaaggaaggagctacTGGAGAACAGCCAGTCCCCACACACCTTTTGGGGGTAGGTAGGGAGCAAGGGTTAAAAAAGAGGCTGGGAGATGCAACAATGCTTAAAATCTGGACCATCAGGCTGGAAAACTGAAGATACTAGTttctttcttccagtttctttATGCAAAGTCTACTTATTTTTAGTTTAGAAGAGTCAGCTTGGCCTTTAATATGTGtagcttcttcctctttttttttttgttttgttttgtttttttttagacagagtttcactcttgttgcccaggctggagtgcaatggcgcaatcttggctcactgcaacctccgcctcccgggttcaagcaattctcctgcctcagcctcctgagtagctgggattacaggcgcccgccaccacgcccggctaatttttgtatttttagtagagacggggtttcgccacgttggccaagctggtctcaaactcctgacctcaggtgatccacccgcctcagcctcccaaagtgctgggattacaggcgtgagccactgcgcccagccagcttcTTCCTCTTTTATCATTTGTAAAACTATCTTGGGACTCACAtcataaaaattaagtttttcaaACGATATTGATACTCCATTCTTCTGGAGAAAACCATCAACCCACAACTGGTTACAACTTCCTATTACTTCATTTTCCTGAAACTTCACATACTAAAGCAAGAGGAGGTTCCTGATGCGAGCAGAGATGGCTAGAATGGCACTTCCTGGCAAACCAACCTGCAGACATCCCCTGACGTGGACACGGGAGATATGGGGGGTAATTTttcagagaagggagaaggaCAATCCAGGTCGCTGTCCTTTTCCGTGGAGCAGAGGGGCGCCCGCAGAACCCTACTCTTCAGTTTTGCAGATGTGCTGTCCTCAAAGACATCGTCGTCTCCCATCTCGTCAGAGCAGAAGCCCATACTCCCTGCCAGCCCGCTGGAGGACTTGGCAGTGTGCAGGCGAGCAGCGCAGCTCTCCAGCTCATGGAACCTGTGCAGGCTGCTGGCGCTCAAGCCGTGCGAGAGTGAGAACAGGTACTGGAGCAGTTGCCGGCTTCGGGACGTGGCCTCACCATCCGCCTTCTCTTCCAGCAGCAGGCCGGGCCTGCCCCCCTTGCCAGCTTCCACCTCTGAGGCAGTTGAGCGACCGGCAGAAAGGCATGAAACACAAGAATGTTTGGAATTGCCAAGAGGTTTGTGGTTCagggttcttttttctttatgatgaAACCTGTTAGTTCTGAGACACGTATCTTGAGGGAGTATTAATTTCCCTTCAGAACAAGTTCTTTCCACATAGGCAAAACTTTCTGAAGTATCCTGCGCCTTCTCACCCACATCATTGAGGGACCTTGAGAACTTTAGTGTTCTTCTGGCTTTGGTATTCTTAGCAGGCTTCAAGGCCTGGGCCCATTCTGAACCAAAGGAATTTCTCTTTGACGCCTGTAATGTGTCCTTACAGATAACTGTCACAGTGAGCCCTTGTGTCAGAGAACTCTGGCAGTGAGGAGCTTTCGAGACAACAGCAGACTGCACGGAACTGTGGTGACAACACTCAGAAAACACTGCACTGGAACTGCATGCAGAACAGTGGGATAAAAGCAcagaaagtaaaaacaattttaaaagagaatagaCATCATAGTGAAGAAATGAGACTAGCATGGGTAACTTGGTGAGCAAACCACACATAAAACTCGCCAACTGTTTAGACCAAAGGCAGATTGATTAAGCAAATGGAAATTCAAGAACCTACAGACACTAATGCTTATTTCTGGCTGCACACTGATCATGGCAGCATCTGAAGCAGAGTGTTACCTGCAGATGTCCTGGCTGGATGGCGTGATAGAAGTGCGAGAGAAGGAGGACACCGGAGCCGGAGCTGATGCTGACGGAGGACTCCCAGCCTGCAATGACAGACCTGTGGTCAGTGTTCAGGTAAGAGCCAAGGGGATTGTGTGCACTGTCTCCTGAATGGTGACAGGGAGAAACCCTAGAAATGTCTGCTGCTTCCCGCTGCTCAACGAGTAACACATATTAGATCCTTCTAAGCCTTGGCAAAACAAATCAAatatcactatttttttcttatctgtggATAAAAGTGTAAGAAATGTCTAAGGCTATGGAACACCACTACTAATCTCTTGCAGGTCCAGTGGCCGTTTATTTTCTAAGCATCTAAATTGAGTTAGTTCATATATAAGTCAAAAAACGAAGTACTAGAAGGTATCATACAAATGCCAAAGAAATATGAGGCTCCAGGCCTGCTGGCACTGGCTTCCCTAGCACTCTCTCCTAGTTCCCAAGATCAACAAGGCTGGTAGATTTAAGAGCTCTCTCCCACCTCACAACCTCATACATAGTGCCAGATGCTCCCTGAGTTCCACAAAACCTCACTGCCCTGCCACAGCTCTTCACACAAAAGGGAGTCCAGACCACGTCACCATGGGGGACACCAATCCATAGCTCAACCAGGGGCTGAGGTAGAGCACAGAATGCTCCCAACAGATCTAATCTTGAAActgtaaattaagaaaaataatcaagaaaatttAGATTTGAAAGAAAGTACAGCAAGAGGTCATGGGATAGAACAGAGTCTCTGGGGTGGTGAATAGTcaaacttagagaaaaaaatctaggaaGGAGAGGAAGCACTGCAGTGAGGAGAGAAATGGACAGAGAGAAATAGGGACAGTGAGTGGCACTGAGCTGAGGATGCACCACCACCGCTAGAGGGCCCCAGACTCCCACGCCAGCCTCGGATTCCCCAGGCTCCACAGCCCCACAGACCTATGCGTATTCATAAAAAAGCATTCTTCCCTCCTTAAGACAGTAAGCCTGAGTAAGAATCTGCTCCATGCAACCCCAACAGCCCCAGGAAAACAGTGCCACGAGTCTGTTATCACCAGAAAGGCCATATCACCACCCACCTTCTGCAGGCCCACCTGCATGGCCCTTGGCCCTAACTCCTTGATACAAAGGAGCTCCACCCTGGCCCACCATTCCCTGGCTGAGGCCTAGTCCCCACTCTTTCTAAGTACCATCCCCAAGGGTGCACTCTCATCCTGGAACTCCACCTTTGGGACCCCCGACCCTTGGTCAACCACCAGAACAGATAAGGCCATTGCCTGGAAACTCCTCCTCCCCCTACCCCTCACAGCAAATGAAGCAGCCTGGAGAGAGCCAGGATGGCACTCGGATTAAGGCACCCATCGCATGGCTGCTCCCACTCCCAGTGCAGAGATTCAACAGCACTTTAATGCAAGTCCACCTGAAGAAACAAGATCCAAGAAGCTCTCATCAGCATGCTTCATGTGTACACTGAGATCACGCTGTGCCACTCCATGAGCACATCTTCGA is part of the Homo sapiens chromosome 10 genomic scaffold, GRCh38.p14 alternate locus group ALT_REF_LOCI_1 HSCHR10_1_CTG2 genome and harbors:
- the MARCHF8 gene encoding E3 ubiquitin-protein ligase MARCHF8 isoform a (isoform a is encoded by transcript variant 3; The RefSeq protein has 1 substitution and aligns at 83% coverage compared to this genomic sequence) translates to MSMPLHQISAIPSQDAISARVYRSKTKEKEREEQNEKTLGHFMSHSSNISKAGSPPSASAPAPVSSFSRTSITPSSQDICRICHCEGDDESPLITPCHCTGSLHFVHQACLQQWIKSSDTRCCELCKYEFIMETKLKPLRKWEKLQMTSSERRKIMCSVTFHVIAITCVVWSLYVLIDRTAEEIKQGQATGILEWPFWTKLVVVAIGFTGGLLFMYVQCKVYVQLWKRLKAYNRVIYVQNCPETSKKNIFEKSPLTEPNFENKHGYGICHSDTNSSCCTEPEDTGAEIIHV
- the MARCHF8 gene encoding E3 ubiquitin-protein ligase MARCHF8 isoform b (isoform b is encoded by transcript variant 6; The RefSeq protein aligns at 91% coverage compared to this genomic sequence); the protein is MSMPLHQISAIPSQDAISARVYRSKTKEKEREEQNEKTLGHFMSHSSNISKAGSPPSASAPAPVSSFSRTSITPSSQDICSSSAVFSECCHHSSVQSAVVSKAPHCQSSLTQGLTVTVICKDTLQASKRNSFGSEWAQALKPAKNTKARRTLKFSRSLNDVGEKAQDTSESFAYVERTCSEGKLILPQDTCLRTNRFHHKEKRTLNHKPLGNSKHSCVSCLSAGRSTASEVEAGKGGRPGLLLEEKADGEATSRSRQLLQYLFSLSHGLSASSLHRFHELESCAARLHTAKSSSGLAGSMGFCSDEMGDDDVFEDSTSAKLKSRVLRAPLCSTEKDSDLDCPSPFSEKLPPISPVSTSGDVCRICHCEGDDESPLITPCHCTGSLHFVHQACLQQWIKSSDTRCCELCKYEFIMETKLKPLRKWEKLQMTSSERRKIMCSVTFHVIAITCVVWSLYVLIDRTAEEIKQGQATGILEWPFWTKLVVVAIGFTGGLLFMYVQCKVYVQLWKRLKAYNRVIYVQNCPETSKKNIFEKSPLTEPNFENKHGYGICHSDTNSSCCTEPEDTGAEIIHV
- the MARCHF8 gene encoding E3 ubiquitin-protein ligase MARCHF8 isoform b (isoform b is encoded by transcript variant 4; The RefSeq protein has 1 substitution and aligns at 91% coverage compared to this genomic sequence), translated to MSMPLHQISAIPSQDAISARVYRSKTKEKEREEQNEKTLGHFMSHSSNISKAGSPPSASAPAPVSSFSRTSITPSSQDICSSSAVFSECCHHSSVQSAVVSKAPHCQSSLTQGLTVTVICKDTLQASKRNSFGSEWAQALKPAKNTKARRTLKFSRSLNDVGEKAQDTSESFAYVERTCSEGKLILPQDTCLRTNRFHHKEKRTLNHKPLGNSKHSCVSCLSAGRSTASEVEAGKGGRPGLLLEEKADGEATSRSRQLLQYLFSLSHGLSASSLHRFHELESCAARLHTAKSSSGLAGSMGFCSDEMGDDDVFEDSTSAKLKSRVLRAPLCSTEKDSDLDCPSPFSEKLPPISPVSTSGDVCRICHCEGDDESPLITPCHCTGSLHFVHQACLQQWIKSSDTRCCELCKYEFIMETKLKPLRKWEKLQMTSSERRKIMCSVTFHVIAITCVVWSLYVLIDRTAEEIKQGQATGILEWPFWTKLVVVAIGFTGGLLFMYVQCKVYVQLWKRLKAYNRVIYVQNCPETSKKNIFEKSPLTEPNFENKHGYGICHSDTNSSCCTEPEDTGAEIIHV
- the MARCHF8 gene encoding E3 ubiquitin-protein ligase MARCHF8 isoform a (isoform a is encoded by transcript variant 2; The RefSeq protein aligns at 82% coverage compared to this genomic sequence), yielding MSMPLHQISAIPSQDAISARVYRSKTKEKEREEQNEKTLGHFMSHSSNISKAGSPPSASAPAPVSSFSRTSITPSSQDICRICHCEGDDESPLITPCHCTGSLHFVHQACLQQWIKSSDTRCCELCKYEFIMETKLKPLRKWEKLQMTSSERRKIMCSVTFHVIAITCVVWSLYVLIDRTAEEIKQGQATGILEWPFWTKLVVVAIGFTGGLLFMYVQCKVYVQLWKRLKAYNRVIYVQNCPETSKKNIFEKSPLTEPNFENKHGYGICHSDTNSSCCTEPEDTGAEIIHV